The nucleotide sequence GCGGTGGGATGGCGACGACCAGGTGTACGTCGCACCCTTGCGCACTCTTGACGTGCCGAAGGTTCTGAATGCTATCGTTAGCACTGCGTGGCTGTGACAAAGTGATGCGACGTGTCCTGGTATCCCGTGATCCGTTCCAGGGACGTACCGCGGTGCCTGCCCCGACCACAAGTCGGCGAGCGCCGACGAGCCCAGTGACCCCTCCGACCCGCCCAAGGCGGTCGACGGCCCATCGGACGTGCCGTCGACCGCCGTTCCGGGTGGCGATCAAACCCGCTCACCGGACGCGACCGGGCGCGACGCCCGCCCGTCCGCCGCGGCCGCACGAATCTGCGAGGACGACCTGTCATGAACCAATCGAGCCGCCCAGGCACCGTGCTGCTCACCGACTACGCCTGGCCCGACGACTCCGTGGAGCGATCCGTCATCGAGGAGGCGGGTCACACCCTGGTGACCGGCCCCGCCGAGCCCGCTTCCGCCGAGGCCGTCGAGGAACTGGTGGCCGAGCACCGACCCGCGGGGATCCTGACCTGCTGGGCACCCGTCTCCGCCACCGCGATCGGCACCTCGCCGGACCTGCGGATCGTGGCCAGGCTCGGCGTCGGCCTCGACAACATCGCCGTGGAGGCCGCCACCGACCGGGGCGTCTGGGTCACCAACGTGCCCGACTACTGCGTCGAGGAGGTCGCGGACCACGCCGTCGGCATGGTGCTGGCCTGGACACGCGGTCTGGCCCTGTTCGACCGGGACGTCCGTGCGGGCCGCTGGAACCCCGCAGGTGCGCGGCTGCGCCGGCTTTCGACACTGACCTGCGGTGTCGTCGGATACGGACGCATCGGACGCGCAACCGCCGGTCGACTCGGCGCGTTCGGCTGCCGGATCCTGGCCCACGACCCGTATCCGCCGAAGGACACCCCCGGAGTGCAGATGGTGGGCCTGGAGGAGCTGCTGCGCCGCAGCGACGTGGTGATCCTCCACGTGCCGCTCACACCCGACACCCACCACCTCATCGGAGCCGAACAACTGGCGCTGATGCGGCGGGGCGGCCTGCTGGTCAACGTCAGCCGGGGCGGTCTGGTGCACACCGACGCGGTGATCAAGGCGCTCGACAGCGGTCACCTGGACGGAGCCGCCCTCGATGTCCTGGAGAGCGAGCCGCACGTCCCCGACGGCCTGCTGGCGCAGCCGGGTGCGCTGTTCACCCCGCACGTCGCTTTCTCCTCCGACGCCTCGGTCACGGAGCTGCGCCGCCGCGCCGCCGAGGAGGTCGTACGGATTCTGGCGGGCCAGGCACCGGCCCACGCCCGCAACAGTCCTCGCGGTCTGCCCGCCGGGTCCGGTGGTCGGTGATGAACCAGCCCTCCGCGCCGATGAGCCCGCACACCGAGCCGGCCGACTTCCTGTTCGCCCAGAGGCTCGCCGAGCCGGGTGAGCCCGCGCGCTGGACGCCGCTGGCCGGTGGCGTCTCGTCCGACCTGTGGCGGGTGGACCTGCCGGGACGCTCCCTGTGCGTCAAGCGGGCCCTGGCCCGGCTGCGGGTCGCCGCCGACTGGGAGGCACCGGTGTCGCGCAACGCCTACGAATGGGCGTGGATGCGGTTCGCGTCCCGGCACCGGCCGGACAGTGTGCCGGAGCTGCTGGCCCACGACGTCGAGGCCGGCCTGTTCGCGATGGCGTTCCTGCCTCCCGAGCAGTACCCGGTGTGGAAGGCGCGGTTGTTCGGCGGCCGGGTGGAGGTGGCGACCGCCGCGGCCGTCGGAGAGCTGCTCGGCACCCTGCACGCCGCGAGCGCGGGCGATCCCACCCTCGCCGCGGAGTTCGCCACCGACGACAACTTCCACGCGTTGCGCATCGAGCCGTACCTGCTGGCCACCGCGGCGGCGCACCCCGACCTGAGCGACGTCCTTCAGGGCCTCGCCCACCGCACGGTCACGACCCGCCTGGCCCTGGTGCACGGCGACGTCAGCCCCAAGAACATCCTTGTCGGCCCGGCCGGGCCCGTGCTGCTGGACGCCGAGTGCGCCTGGTACGGCGACCCTGCCTTCGACCTGGCCTTCTGCGTCAACCATCTGCTCCTCAAGAGCCTGGTGATGCCGGGGCACCGAGCCGGTCTCCTCGACTCCGCCCGGGCGCTGACGGAGCAGTACGTCCGGTGCGTCGACTGGGAGCCCCGGCAGGCCCTTGAGGCGCGGGCCGCGGCACTGCTTCCGGCGCTGCTGCTCGCACGCGTGGACGGAAAGTCCCCGGCGGAATACCTGACGGACGACCGGCACCGGCTGTTCGTACGCACCGTGGCATCCGCCCTGCTGCGGGCGCCCGCCCCAACGGTGGCGGAGGCCCTGGACGCCTGGGCGACCGCGCTCGACGCCCCGGCCGGGCCCGGCAGCGGTCGGCCCCACTGACATCGACCGAACTGAGGGCTTCGTCGGGCCAGGTGGACCGGGCGGGTCCCATGGACTTGAACGAGGAGAGACGCATGCGCAGAGTCGTCACCGGCCATGACGAGAACGGCAGGTCGGTCGTCGTCAGCGACGGCCCCGTCCCGCGCAGCCGGGACTTCACCAGCCTCCCGGGCTGGGTCTCCCGCCTGCCGTGGGCCACCGAACCCGGCGCACAGGTCAGCCGGACCGGCGAGGACCCCACACCGAAGATCACCAGCCTCCTCCCGGCGCCCGGCGGCACGCGGTTCATCGTCCTGACCTTCCCGCCGGACACCGCGATGGCCGACCCGGCGTTCGACCCCATCGCCTTCGACCGGGAACAGCGGGCCGACTCGCCCGGTATCGCGGACCTCATGGAGCCCGACGGCATGCACACGACGCCGACCGTGGACTACGGCATCGTGCTGCAGGGCGACATCGTCCTCGAACTCGACAACGGCCACCGCACTCCCCTCTCGGCAGGGGACATCGTGATCCAGAACGGCACCCGCCACAGCTGGCGCAACCGCAGCGACCAGCCGGTCACCATGGCCTTCGTCCTCGTCGGCGCGGAGCGCGACGGCTGACAGGGGGCGGAGTGGTTCCCGGCCCGAAGCCGGCTTCGCCCTCTCCGCGTGAGGCGACCGCAGGGCGCACGACGGCGGGTGGGCGAAGGTCCGGGCCGACGAGCCACCGCTGCCCACGCTGCTCCAGAACTCGCGGGCGAGCGCCGAGCGGGGGTGGGTCCGCGCTCACCGCACGTGCGGATGTGAGCCCCACGGTGTCGACGACCCGTGGGGCTACAACCGTTCGCGGGAGTCGGCCGGAGCCGGACGCGTGTCAGTCGATGGTGTCCGGTCCGCCGGGTCCGGCGAGCGTCTTCTCGGCGTACTGGAGGAACGCGCGGGCCCGGTGCGTGGGGATGACGTGCGAGGCATGGGCGATCACGAGCTCGACATCGTCCAGCGGGTCGCTGAGCGGTACGGATGCCAGGGGGAGTCCTTCGACGCTGGTGTCGGTCGGCCAGGTCTGAATCAGCGTGGCGAAGCCGAGACCGCGGGCGACCATGCTGCGGACGGCTTCGATGCTCGAGGTCCGGTAGCGGATGTTCGGCCGTGCTCCGGCGAGGGAGAACCAGTGGTCGGCGTTCTGCTGGGCGGGCGGCTCCGCGTAGATGATCAGTGGCTCGTCCGCCAGTTCTGCGAGTGAGACGGACTCGCGCCCCGCCACGGCGTGGTCGGCGGCCACGATGACGTACGGACGGCTTGCGCGGAGCGTCGTACAGGACAGGCCGGCCTCGTCACCGAACGCGTACAACAAAGCGACATCGCATGAGCCCTTTACCAGGGCTTGCCTCATTTCGTTCTGCTGACCCTCGATCAGTTCCAGGTTTACCGCCGGGTGACGCCGGGTGAAACCGTCCACCAGGAGCGGGATCAGGAAAGGCGTCAAGGCCGCATAGCAGCCAACTGTCAAGCGGCCGGCCAGTTGACCTTCCTCGGCCTGGGCGCCGGCCGTTATCTCGTCGGCCTGAGTCAACATCGCCTGGGCACGTCCGAGGATCCGGCTGCCCGCCTCGGTGAGAGAGACCCCTTTCGCCCGACGTCGTATCAACAACTGCACGCCGAGGCGGCGTTCGAGGTCGGCGATCGCCGTGGAGATGCTGGCCTGGGAGGCATGGCACCGCACCGCCGCCGCGCTCATGGAGCCGGTGTCCGCCACAGCGACGAAGTATTCCAACTGGCGGAGGGAAAAATTTACTGCCATTTCTCTCCTACTGCTATGGGAACTCTCAATAAGCCTTATCGGAAAGTTCTGCTTTTCCTGGATGTGACGCAGATGTCATTCTAAGCCGCAGTTCACCCGTGGAAAAAGCTTGTTTTACGGGCAAGCCCAACGAGCGCTCAACGAGGAGACCTCCGTGACCACGCTTCTTGACCCCACCCGATCCACAGACCGAGGAATTGGCGGCAGCGTGCTCGACCGCGTCCGCGCGCTCCTTCCCGAGATCGCCGCACGCTCCGCCGAGGGAGAGGACGCCCGGGCCGTTCCGGTGGAGATCGTCGCCGCGCTGCGCGAGGCCGGTGTGTTCCGGATGGCCCTGCCCCGGGTGTGGGGCGGCGAACAGCTCGGGCTGCTGGAAGGCGCCCGGGTGGTACGGGAGATCGCCCGGGCCGACGGATCGACGGGCTGGACCGTCCAGGCCGCTTCGATGGCGTGGTTCTTCGTACGGTCGCTGCCCCGGGAGACGCTGGAGGAAGAGGTGTTCGCAGGCGGAGCGGATCCGATGCTCCGAGGAGCGGTGGCTCCGAAGGGGCTGGCTACGCCGGTGAACGGCGGTTACCGGATCAGTGGCCGATGGCCGCTGGCGAGCGGTCCGTTCACTCCGGACTGGATGCTCGGAGGTTTTCTGGTCGAAGGGGCGCCTCCGCTACCGGACGGCCGCCCGGACATGCGGGTCGCACTGCTGCGGCCCGAGCAGGTCACCTTCCTCGACACCTGGGACGCGGTCGGCCTGCGTGCCACCCAGAGCACGGACTTCACGATGGACGACGTCTTCGTACCCGAGCACCGCACGGGGCCGATGTTCGGGGGCAACAACATCCCCGCTCCCCTTTACGACCTGCCCTACTCACCCACCGGCGCCTCGCACGACGCCGTCATCCTCGGCGCCCTCGACGGGGCGCTCGACGATCTCGCCGAACTCGCCGCCACCAAGCGGCCGGCGTTCAACCCGAGGGCCCTCCTCGGTGAGGACCCGGTTTTCCAGGAGGAGTTCGCCGAGCTGCATCTGCGGGCCGGTGCTCTGGCTGCCCTGTCGGAACAGACCGGACGCATCGTCATGGACCGTGCCCTCAAGGGCGAGGCGCCCACCTCGACCGAGTGGTTCAGCTACAAGGGCACCACCCAGCACATCCACCACGAGGGCATCCGGATCCTCAACGAGATCATGAGCCTCTCGGGCAGCGCGGGCCTCTACAGCACGAGTCCGCTCCAGCGCCGCTGGCGCGACGTCCGCTGCGTCTCCCAGCACGTGGTCGGCAACACGGGCGCGATGCGGCAGCTCGGCGCGGTCCTGTCGGGCCAGAACTGACGCCCGGCAGCAGACACGACGAGCCGAGGCGGAGCCAGTGGCACGCGAGCACCACCCGCCCCCGCCCTCGCACGGCTCAGGCCCCGCACCTGTGACACCGAAACGGTTCCCGCCAGACCTCCAACTCCCTCCGAGGAATCGATGCATACGCCACTCAGTACCCGTCCTGCCAGCCCCCGTGATCCGCGCCGCGGCGCGGCCGCACCGCACACGCCGACACAGGAAGGGTGGACCTCGATGAGCTCTCTCGACGCGACACCGACCAGCTCTGCTCTGTTGCGCCAGGCTTACGGCTGCTTCCCCTCTGGGGTGACAGCCGTGTGCGCACTCGACTCCGGCAGCCCGGTCGGCATGGCCGCGAGCACGTTCACCCCGGTCTCCCTCTCACCCGCCCTGATATCGGTCTGCATGCAGGACACCTCCACGACATGGCCGAAACTGCGTCGGCGGAGCCATGTGGGCGTGAGTGTGCTCGCCCAGGGCCAGGACGCGATCTGCCGGTCGCTGGCCGGCAAGGAAAGCGACCGGTTCACGGGAGTCGACTGGGACGCCGATGACGACGGCGGCGTGTACATCCATGGCGCCGGCCTCTGGCTGAGCTGCTCACTGCACGCCGAGC is from Streptomyces sp. NBC_01314 and encodes:
- a CDS encoding C-terminal binding protein, with the protein product MNQSSRPGTVLLTDYAWPDDSVERSVIEEAGHTLVTGPAEPASAEAVEELVAEHRPAGILTCWAPVSATAIGTSPDLRIVARLGVGLDNIAVEAATDRGVWVTNVPDYCVEEVADHAVGMVLAWTRGLALFDRDVRAGRWNPAGARLRRLSTLTCGVVGYGRIGRATAGRLGAFGCRILAHDPYPPKDTPGVQMVGLEELLRRSDVVILHVPLTPDTHHLIGAEQLALMRRGGLLVNVSRGGLVHTDAVIKALDSGHLDGAALDVLESEPHVPDGLLAQPGALFTPHVAFSSDASVTELRRRAAEEVVRILAGQAPAHARNSPRGLPAGSGGR
- a CDS encoding phosphotransferase family protein produces the protein MNQPSAPMSPHTEPADFLFAQRLAEPGEPARWTPLAGGVSSDLWRVDLPGRSLCVKRALARLRVAADWEAPVSRNAYEWAWMRFASRHRPDSVPELLAHDVEAGLFAMAFLPPEQYPVWKARLFGGRVEVATAAAVGELLGTLHAASAGDPTLAAEFATDDNFHALRIEPYLLATAAAHPDLSDVLQGLAHRTVTTRLALVHGDVSPKNILVGPAGPVLLDAECAWYGDPAFDLAFCVNHLLLKSLVMPGHRAGLLDSARALTEQYVRCVDWEPRQALEARAAALLPALLLARVDGKSPAEYLTDDRHRLFVRTVASALLRAPAPTVAEALDAWATALDAPAGPGSGRPH
- a CDS encoding cupin domain-containing protein, which produces MRRVVTGHDENGRSVVVSDGPVPRSRDFTSLPGWVSRLPWATEPGAQVSRTGEDPTPKITSLLPAPGGTRFIVLTFPPDTAMADPAFDPIAFDREQRADSPGIADLMEPDGMHTTPTVDYGIVLQGDIVLELDNGHRTPLSAGDIVIQNGTRHSWRNRSDQPVTMAFVLVGAERDG
- a CDS encoding LysR family transcriptional regulator; the protein is MAVNFSLRQLEYFVAVADTGSMSAAAVRCHASQASISTAIADLERRLGVQLLIRRRAKGVSLTEAGSRILGRAQAMLTQADEITAGAQAEEGQLAGRLTVGCYAALTPFLIPLLVDGFTRRHPAVNLELIEGQQNEMRQALVKGSCDVALLYAFGDEAGLSCTTLRASRPYVIVAADHAVAGRESVSLAELADEPLIIYAEPPAQQNADHWFSLAGARPNIRYRTSSIEAVRSMVARGLGFATLIQTWPTDTSVEGLPLASVPLSDPLDDVELVIAHASHVIPTHRARAFLQYAEKTLAGPGGPDTID
- a CDS encoding acyl-CoA dehydrogenase family protein → MTTLLDPTRSTDRGIGGSVLDRVRALLPEIAARSAEGEDARAVPVEIVAALREAGVFRMALPRVWGGEQLGLLEGARVVREIARADGSTGWTVQAASMAWFFVRSLPRETLEEEVFAGGADPMLRGAVAPKGLATPVNGGYRISGRWPLASGPFTPDWMLGGFLVEGAPPLPDGRPDMRVALLRPEQVTFLDTWDAVGLRATQSTDFTMDDVFVPEHRTGPMFGGNNIPAPLYDLPYSPTGASHDAVILGALDGALDDLAELAATKRPAFNPRALLGEDPVFQEEFAELHLRAGALAALSEQTGRIVMDRALKGEAPTSTEWFSYKGTTQHIHHEGIRILNEIMSLSGSAGLYSTSPLQRRWRDVRCVSQHVVGNTGAMRQLGAVLSGQN
- a CDS encoding flavin reductase family protein; its protein translation is MSSLDATPTSSALLRQAYGCFPSGVTAVCALDSGSPVGMAASTFTPVSLSPALISVCMQDTSTTWPKLRRRSHVGVSVLAQGQDAICRSLAGKESDRFTGVDWDADDDGGVYIHGAGLWLSCSLHAELPGGDHTIVLLEIQGLKAEPDREPLVFHNSRFRSLAVS